A window of Mucilaginibacter robiniae genomic DNA:
AGCCATGGGTTCAATATACCCATATCAGCTGGCGTCATGGCTGCTTTTACACCGCCACAGTTGTAATGGCCACATACAATAATATGCTTTACCTTCAGGTACTCTACTGCATATTGTATTACCGACATGGCATTCAAATCAACACTATTAACCAAGTTAGCCACATTGCGATGCACAAAAACTTCGCCGGGCCCTAACCCCATCAGTTCTTCTGCTGTTACACGACTATCGCTACAACCAATATATAAATACTCAGGGTTTTGCTCGCGGGCCAGTTCCTTAAAAAAATCTTTATTGTTGCCTGTTTTCTGCGCAATCCACTTGCGGTTATTTTCAAAAAGTTCTTCGTATGATGCCATAATATGTTCAATTATTATCAAGCCTGTAATTTGGCCAGATTATATCAGTTAACAATTCATTTCTTTAATCAGCTCATAAATTTATTAAATAGCCATCATCAGTTAAGCCGAATATTTTACAAACTTATTTCAATTAAATTGACCGGAGCAAAATCATCGTGAAAGGCTGTGTTTATTAATTACTAGTTAAACATTAAAGCAGTAGATGTTGTTATTGAACTATACATTTAAAACAACATAATCATGTCAAATCAGAAGTATACGCTGATTACCGGCGCTACCAGCGGTATAGGACTTGAGCTAACCAAACTGTTCGCCCAAGATAAATATAATTTAGTTTTGGTAGCCCGCGGCCAGGATGAACTGGAAAAAATGGCTACTGACTTGAAATCACAATATGGAGTTGAAGTAACTACGATTGCTAAAGATCTGTTTAAAAGAGAAAGTCCGTTTGAGGTATATCAAGAAGTAAAAGATAAAGGTATTGCCATTAACGTACTGGTTAACGATGCCGGACAAGGCCAATATGGTGCATTTACCGAAACTGATGTAAACAGGGAACTGGATATTATACAACTGAACGTTGGGGCTTATGTAGTGCTCACCAAATGCTTTTTGAAAGAAATGGTAGCCCGCAATGAAGGTAAAATCCTGAACGTATCTTCTATAGGTGGTGAAATGCCAGGTCCGCTGCAATCTGTTTACCATGCCACAAAGGCCTTTGTTACTTCATTTAGCGAAGCCGTAAACAATGAAATTAAAGATACTCAAGTTAGCATTACTTTGTTAGAGCCCGGTGTAACTAATACCGACTTTTTCCATAAAGCATCTCAAGAAGAAGCCAAAGGTGTAAAAGAAGGTAGCAAAGCTGATCCGGCTGAAGTAGCTAAAGATGGGTTTGAGGGTTTAATGGCCGGTAAAGATAAAGTGATATCAGGCTTTAAAAATAAAGCCATGGTAGCCGCCAGCCAAGTAGTACCCGACAGCATGGTAGCTGAAAACATGCACAAAATGATGGAGCCTACCAACAAAAACGAAGAGTAATCAATTAATTAGCTGATGGTATTTGCAATCAGCTAATTAATTTTAACTAAAAAGGGTTGTTTTTTGATCAAAAGACAACCCTTTTTAGTTATGTATATATACGCTATCAGACGTTTACATCTGCTATTTGGTTTTGATGCGAATAACAGTAAATGAATAAGCCGGTAAATCAGCAGTAAATTTATTAGCTACATTTATTGTCGACTCAACTGGTTTAGCATCTTTACCAGCTGGATTACCTTGTAATATTGTTGCAACAGCTTTTTGGTTAGCAACAGATATGCCTTTTAAATCTACGTTGGAGTGCACGGCAACAGGTAAAAGATTAGCCAGTTTAACAATTAAATCCTGCGTTTGGCTATCACGAACTACGGAAATACCTACCCTTTTTGTTACCGCAGTATGTGTATCTGATAGGGCCACGGTAGAAGGCAAGTACTGATTACCCGCGTTTTGCCCATATAGTTGCTGTACATAATAGGCGACTGTTGGCTTCACTTCCGAATTGTTGAAGTAAATCATATCAGGGTTCCATTGCGTATGGCCTTCACGAGCCAGTAAGGGTGCGTATGAAGACATGCTCACCACGTCACCGTTCCGCTCCAGACTGGTTAAGTAAAGTGCTTCAGCCAAGGCAGTTTCCAGATTGGTTTTACTGCCGGGTAAATGGGCAGCATATTCACCCAAATAAACTTTAGATTTGGAACGATCATACTTATCATAAAAGTCTTGATTGTTGATGAACCAACCCGAAGTTTCATAATAATGTTCATCTACCATGGGTACATGCATCCGGGTGGCTACATCCCAACCTTCATCATAGTCCGTACCTTCAAAAAATGGCCCAACAGTTCCAATAACAGTAATTTCAGGATGCACGCGCTTCATAGCCTTATAGATCATGGCAAAGCGTTCTTCAAATACATCGGTAATTAGGTCTTCATTACCTATGCCAATATATTTCAGATTAAAAGGCTTAGGGTGACCAGCTTCTGCACGCTTTTTACCCCAAGTAGTAGAAACATCGCCATTGGCGTATTCCACTAAATCCAGAATATCTTGTACATAAGCGTTCATCTCGCTCATCGGAATACCGCCTTGCTGACCATTCCCACCTGTTGATGAATTTTGACAGGGTACTCCTGCTGCCACTACCGGTACGGGTTGTGCACCAATATCTTCACAAAATTGAAAATACTCAAAATATCCTAAGCCCGCACTCTGGTGATAATTCCAGATGTTGCGCTGAGGTTTACGAGCTTCTAAAGTACCAATCGTGTTCTTCCAACGATAGATATTAGCCAAACCATCGCCATGAGATACGCAACCGCCTGGAAAGCGAACAAAACGTGGGTGAATGTCAGCTATGGCCTGTGCCAAATCGGCACGCATACCATTTTTTCGGCTTTTAAATGTTTTTTGCGGAAACAAGGAAAGCATATCCAAAGCTAACCTGCCTGAAGTTTGGGGGGTTAGTTCTAAGTGAACATCTGTAGCACTGGCGCTGGCAGTAAGTACAGCCGCTTGTGCTTTCCACTGTGTATTAGCTACATTGATTGTAGCTTGGGCTAATACGCCTCCTTTATCGCTCACTAAGCGAACTAACAGTTTACCGGCATGACCATTTAGCTGCTTTGTAAAAACCGAAAAATTATACTTTTCACCAGCCTTTACCGCTATACCATCAAAACCAGCATTGATTAATGCCGCGCCGGGTACCTGTGTGTTTAATACAGCATAATGCGAATTGTTCGGGTGTATGGGTGATACACTATCAATAGTAAACGTGCTGTTATCACCGGTTAGCTTCCAAGAATGTGTGCTGTTCCAGCTTTTATCACGACCTTTTTTATCGGTTAACTGGTACTCAAAATCGCGGTTCTGAATCAATTCGCCATATAGGCCACCATCGGCCGCATAGTTAATATCTTCAAAAAAAACACCAACTAGCATGTCGCTAATTGGCTTAGCTTTTTGGGGTTCAACCGTAATAGCAGCTTCCAAAGTCTTTAATCCGGCAAAGCGCTGGGTATCCTGACTAAAGGCTTCGCCATTTTGAGTTATTTTATACTGCCGCTGCTCATAATACTTAATTAAACGATCTATCACAGCCCAAGGCACCCGGTTTAGCTGGCCATTCACCCTCCCTTCAGGTAAGGCAATATTAAAAGTAGAATTTACATACGATGCAGCCGGAATCTCTTTTGCTGAACTAAATGATTTAAAATTATGAGTAGCAACTGTATAGTACTTTTGATTGGCATCGGCATAAGTAACGTTGTACATATCCTGATCAGGATTATACTGCAATACCGGCCTTAGACAATTAGCCCCCTGCTGCAGCATGGGGTAACTTTGCCGCCGCCAATTAATTAAATCAGTTGAAGCTGCATGAGCAAAAATATGGTCTTTATCATTTAAGCTCCATACGCAATGCCATAGGCCCTTTGCATCCTTATACAAGTAAGGCGTAATCATTCGCTTTTCGGAACCCCAAGGGCCATAATCACTCTTCAAATAGCTGAAATCCTCCCCTATAACATGCCAAGTTTCTTTATCTCGGCTCCAAGCAAATTGCAACCCATCATGATTATTGTTTTTGGTTGTAGCATACGAGAACAAGTAGGCAGAATCGGGCACATCTTTCCGGTTAAGGACCTTGCCAGAAACGGTTTGTTGTACAAAAACAACCATCAGACACCAAAGCCAGCACCTGTTCATACATAAGATATTTTTCATGCGGCTAACGATAAAACTATTTAGCCGCGTTACTTACCTCCGGAAACCAAACCTGCATTTCACCTTCGCCGCGGTTAGCCCAGGCATAATAAGGAATGGCGGTAAGCAGCTGCGGTTTAGCTTGAGTTGCTGTAGTATCTTTTTGCAACGCTTGGCCTTTTAACACCATTACGCCATTCAGTAAAGCTGCATTGTATTGTGGTTTAAAGGTAGCACTAGCTGGTAATTCCAAATTACTTACGTTTCCACCATTATCTTTCCATTCAGCGCAGTACATAACAGGGCCACGTTGCAACGCTACTTTACCAGCATTAACCGTCAGTACTGGGTTGGCATCCACTTTTCTGACTGGCATAGGCAGATTTACTTGTATGCGATCACCTTTTACCCAGGTTCTGTTTAAAACAGCATATCCGTTTTCTAAATGGTACTTGGCTGGTTTGCCATTAATGCTGATAGTATAAGATGCATTAGATTTATCCTGAAAGTGATACAAGCTGGAAGGTATAGCTTCATTCTGAGCCCAGCCAGGTATGCGAATACGGATGTTAAAACGATCAGCCGATTGCGGCTGTACTGTAAAGTTCAGTAAGCCATTCCATGGATAGCCATTTTGCTGCGTAATTTGCACCGGATGGTTGTGCATTTGCAAGTTAGCCGTACTGCTTACAAACAAGTTAACGTACAAATCATTGGCTTTTTGTGCATAAACATAACCTGATAAGGAAGGCAGAAAGCGAGCCATATTAGTAGGGCAACAAGAACACTCAAACCAACCCGATCTACCCTTTTCTAAATCATGATAGGTAGAGCCATTAGTTACCTGCATGGCGTTGGTGTAGAAGAACGATTTGCCATCTAAGCCAACACCCGAAATTAATCCGTTGTATAATACTTTCTCCAACAAGTCAACGTATTTGGCATCGCCATGGAGTAAAAACATGCGTTGGTTCCAGAACACGTTGCCAATAGCAGCACAGGTTTCGTTGTAGGCAGTGGTATTGGGCAATTCATAATCATCGCCAAAACGTTCACCATTAGGTACTGCACCAATACCGCCTTGTACATATATTTTTTTGCCGACCATATTGTTCCAGATCCGGTCAATCGCTTCTATGTACTCCTTATCGCCGGTTAAGGCAGCAACATCAGCTATACCGGAATATAAGTACATAGCCCGCACGGCATGACCCTCGGCTTCATCCTGCGCGGTTACAGGTTCATTATCTTGCCAGTACATACCGTTTTTCCATTCGTCTTTGCTACTCTTATCATAGCTACGATGCCCCCGTTCGTCAATAAAAAACTTAGCTAAGTTCAAGTAATCTTGTTTTCCGGTGATGCGGTACAATCTTACCAATCCCATTTCTACAATTTCATGCCCAGGAGCTACATGCCGTTTATCCGGACCAAAGGTCTCCACCAACAAATCGGCATTTTTTAGGGCAATGTTCAGAAAGTTGCGTTTGCCAGTAGCCATGTAATGTGCGCTGGCGGCCTCAAACATATGTCCTGAATTATACAATTCATGGCTTAATTCATTTTCTTTTACCCAACGCTCAGGCCCGGCCCAACTCTGCGGATGCAAAGGGTCGATAGTACGAGCCGTGTACAAATAACCATCAGGCTCTTGCGCTTTACCTACAATAGTAATCAATGAATCTACATACTTATCCAGCTTAGGGTCAGGATGCACTGCCATCGAGTATGAGGCACCTTCTATGGTTTTATAAATATCAGTATCATCAAACGGGAACTTGGTACAAAACTTTCCTTTTTGTACAGCAGCCATCTCAAAGTTTTTAACGCGACCCGTATTCTCGCAACGGGCAAATGAAGCCGGAATAGTTACGGTACGGTTGGTTTCAATGCGCTTACTCCAGAACTGGTCGGTTAGTTTTACATCTGTAAATGCAACAGGTTTAATGGGGTAATCTTTTTGCTGCGCATAAGTTAATCCGCTACATAACAACAGCACACTAAGTATATTTTTCATTTTACAGGTAATTGGTTGGTAGGTTTACATACTTGAGCCATAAACCTTGGTTACAGAGCGGTAATTTACAATGTTTAACTTACAATTGCTCAAACTATTGATATTAACCAGCTTACTTTTCTTAATCCAGATGAAACACTGGTGTTAAAGGAACAGAAATTGGTGAATTATCGGGGTTCGTTTCCATGATGTCGGCCATGTAAGCCCACCATTTCTGTACAACTTCAGTTTTTCCTAAATCTTGCGATGATTGCCCACTTTGCTGCTGAACAGCAAACAAACTGTTGGTTTCTTCATCCAGAAAAATGCTATAATCACTAATACCGCTAGCACTAAGCAGACTGACCAATTCGGGCCATATTTCACTGTGCCGCTTTTGGTATTCTTGTTTATAGCCCGGCTTCAATTTCATTTTAAAAGCTATTTTACTCATGAGTTGGTTCAATTAGTTTTTTCATCAGTCAGGATATTCTCTTTAGGCATGGTGAACTGGTGATTTTCTACAGCAGCTTTAGGGAGGCCGAAATAAAAGTAAAGAGTTCGCTTAGTTAAACCATTTACCTTATTGGGTTCACTTAATGGGCCTAATGCCGTTGTATTGTTACTGATGTTAAAAGCCAGTTTACCCCCAATAGGCGGAATACGATCTAAGAAAGAAATATCACCGGCTGGCAGTGCAGGTGCAGGCTTGGCACCTGATAACCCGTAGAAATCAAACAATCGTACGTACAAGTTATCATCGGGAGAAGCTATGGTAAATTTGCCTTCAGCAGTATTCATTTCCATCCAAACAACGTTGCTGTAATAACCTTTAAACTCAGGATATATCCAAGGTGAACTACCGGTTTGGGTATTGTTGTTCATGTTTTGCCATACATTTAGCGGAGTACCAAACTGTCGGTTTTTCCAAACGCGATAAGGACCGCCCCCCAGCCACTTGGCACCAAAAACATAATTTTCAGGATAACTGAATGTAACACCGGTAAACGGATAAGTACCGTTTAACTCATATTCATAATGCAGTTCTACCCAGCCGCTCGGGTACATTTTCCATTGCAGCTTTTTCATATCGCCACTGTAGCTACAATCTACTACGTAGGCATCATTAGCTTTGTAGTGCTTTAAGCCGGTAAAATGGGATATACCGCTTACCAGAACTGGCCCATTACCGAAGGATAACTGCTTGCTGTTATCATTTGCCAAACCGGTTAACTTACCATCTTTTTTGCTGAGGGTAATAGCTATACCGCTGGCTTTCAGTGTAAGGCTACTATCCGTTTCGATAGCATCAACCGCGTTAGCGCCGGTAGTAGTTACCATGCTATCAAGCAACTGCATACCTGTTTTAATTTTCCAGGTCCAGCGGTATAGCTCATTCTTGAAAGGATCATACGCGGCCAGTGCTAAAGCATCATAATTTTTCCAATCGGATGGTAAATCGAGCTTTAAGTTTCCTTTTTCAACTGGTTCTATACTGGGTGCTGTAATTGCTCCCCATTTCCCCATGCGTGCACCCGCTGCCTGGTTGCCGGGCTTGTTGAAATTGATTAGTTCCCAGCGGTAAGTACATTGGTTTAAGTTGGTAAAGTTGTACCGGTTTTCGACAGGTATAATGCCATTAAAGTTT
This region includes:
- a CDS encoding carbonic anhydrase codes for the protein MASYEELFENNRKWIAQKTGNNKDFFKELAREQNPEYLYIGCSDSRVTAEELMGLGPGEVFVHRNVANLVNSVDLNAMSVIQYAVEYLKVKHIIVCGHYNCGGVKAAMTPADMGILNPWLRNIRDIYRLHKSELNAITDEQKRYDRLVELNVEEQCINVIKIAAVQLGVAADGYPQVHGWVFDLHNGKIIDLNIDFNQVLKGIREIYDLTAGEDK
- a CDS encoding SDR family NAD(P)-dependent oxidoreductase — encoded protein: MSNQKYTLITGATSGIGLELTKLFAQDKYNLVLVARGQDELEKMATDLKSQYGVEVTTIAKDLFKRESPFEVYQEVKDKGIAINVLVNDAGQGQYGAFTETDVNRELDIIQLNVGAYVVLTKCFLKEMVARNEGKILNVSSIGGEMPGPLQSVYHATKAFVTSFSEAVNNEIKDTQVSITLLEPGVTNTDFFHKASQEEAKGVKEGSKADPAEVAKDGFEGLMAGKDKVISGFKNKAMVAASQVVPDSMVAENMHKMMEPTNKNEE
- a CDS encoding alpha-L-arabinofuranosidase C-terminal domain-containing protein produces the protein MKNILCMNRCWLWCLMVVFVQQTVSGKVLNRKDVPDSAYLFSYATTKNNNHDGLQFAWSRDKETWHVIGEDFSYLKSDYGPWGSEKRMITPYLYKDAKGLWHCVWSLNDKDHIFAHAASTDLINWRRQSYPMLQQGANCLRPVLQYNPDQDMYNVTYADANQKYYTVATHNFKSFSSAKEIPAASYVNSTFNIALPEGRVNGQLNRVPWAVIDRLIKYYEQRQYKITQNGEAFSQDTQRFAGLKTLEAAITVEPQKAKPISDMLVGVFFEDINYAADGGLYGELIQNRDFEYQLTDKKGRDKSWNSTHSWKLTGDNSTFTIDSVSPIHPNNSHYAVLNTQVPGAALINAGFDGIAVKAGEKYNFSVFTKQLNGHAGKLLVRLVSDKGGVLAQATINVANTQWKAQAAVLTASASATDVHLELTPQTSGRLALDMLSLFPQKTFKSRKNGMRADLAQAIADIHPRFVRFPGGCVSHGDGLANIYRWKNTIGTLEARKPQRNIWNYHQSAGLGYFEYFQFCEDIGAQPVPVVAAGVPCQNSSTGGNGQQGGIPMSEMNAYVQDILDLVEYANGDVSTTWGKKRAEAGHPKPFNLKYIGIGNEDLITDVFEERFAMIYKAMKRVHPEITVIGTVGPFFEGTDYDEGWDVATRMHVPMVDEHYYETSGWFINNQDFYDKYDRSKSKVYLGEYAAHLPGSKTNLETALAEALYLTSLERNGDVVSMSSYAPLLAREGHTQWNPDMIYFNNSEVKPTVAYYVQQLYGQNAGNQYLPSTVALSDTHTAVTKRVGISVVRDSQTQDLIVKLANLLPVAVHSNVDLKGISVANQKAVATILQGNPAGKDAKPVESTINVANKFTADLPAYSFTVIRIKTK
- a CDS encoding glycoside hydrolase family 127 protein, producing the protein MKNILSVLLLCSGLTYAQQKDYPIKPVAFTDVKLTDQFWSKRIETNRTVTIPASFARCENTGRVKNFEMAAVQKGKFCTKFPFDDTDIYKTIEGASYSMAVHPDPKLDKYVDSLITIVGKAQEPDGYLYTARTIDPLHPQSWAGPERWVKENELSHELYNSGHMFEAASAHYMATGKRNFLNIALKNADLLVETFGPDKRHVAPGHEIVEMGLVRLYRITGKQDYLNLAKFFIDERGHRSYDKSSKDEWKNGMYWQDNEPVTAQDEAEGHAVRAMYLYSGIADVAALTGDKEYIEAIDRIWNNMVGKKIYVQGGIGAVPNGERFGDDYELPNTTAYNETCAAIGNVFWNQRMFLLHGDAKYVDLLEKVLYNGLISGVGLDGKSFFYTNAMQVTNGSTYHDLEKGRSGWFECSCCPTNMARFLPSLSGYVYAQKANDLYVNLFVSSTANLQMHNHPVQITQQNGYPWNGLLNFTVQPQSADRFNIRIRIPGWAQNEAIPSSLYHFQDKSNASYTISINGKPAKYHLENGYAVLNRTWVKGDRIQVNLPMPVRKVDANPVLTVNAGKVALQRGPVMYCAEWKDNGGNVSNLELPASATFKPQYNAALLNGVMVLKGQALQKDTTATQAKPQLLTAIPYYAWANRGEGEMQVWFPEVSNAAK
- the rhaM gene encoding L-rhamnose mutarotase — encoded protein: MSKIAFKMKLKPGYKQEYQKRHSEIWPELVSLLSASGISDYSIFLDEETNSLFAVQQQSGQSSQDLGKTEVVQKWWAYMADIMETNPDNSPISVPLTPVFHLD